Proteins encoded within one genomic window of Flavobacterium gilvum:
- a CDS encoding endonuclease domain-containing protein codes for MKSNNDITAYINNFPVYRNFVENLPYNIKLKSRARALRKAGVLSEVIFWLQVHKGMFWKIDFDRQRIIGNYIVDFYIKSLGLIIEIDGASHNDKEEYDSKRENYFISLGLKIFKISDLRVKHDLNNVMMELEKYIIEEFG; via the coding sequence ATGAAAAGTAATAATGATATAACTGCATACATAAATAACTTCCCCGTTTATAGAAATTTTGTCGAAAACCTACCTTATAATATAAAACTAAAATCAAGAGCCAGAGCTTTGCGTAAGGCAGGAGTATTATCAGAAGTTATTTTTTGGTTACAGGTTCATAAAGGGATGTTTTGGAAAATAGATTTTGACAGACAAAGAATCATAGGTAATTATATAGTTGACTTTTATATAAAATCTTTAGGATTGATAATCGAAATTGACGGAGCTAGCCATAATGACAAAGAGGAATACGACAGCAAAAGAGAAAATTATTTTATTTCCTTAGGCTTGAAAATTTTCAAAATTTCAGATTTGAGAGTAAAGCACGATTTGAATAATGTAATGATGGAATTGGAGAAATATATTATTGAGGAGTTTGGGTGA
- a CDS encoding LOG family protein — MRLEDFDNDEERVIQDKFKRKTWNEIKTNDSWAIFKIMSEFVNGYDTMSRIGPCVTIFGSARLKPDNKYYMLAEKIAYKISKAGYGVITGGGPGIMEAGNKGAHLGGGPSVGLNIELPFEQHFNPYIDNDKNLNFDYFFVRKVMFVKYSQGFVVMPGGFGTMDELFEAITLIQTKKIGKFPIILVGTAFWSGLIEWIKTVLVEREHTISPDDLNLFKVVDTEDEVVEVLDKFYKKYDLSPNF, encoded by the coding sequence ATGAGATTAGAAGATTTTGACAACGACGAAGAAAGAGTAATCCAAGATAAATTTAAACGCAAAACTTGGAATGAAATAAAAACTAATGACAGTTGGGCGATTTTTAAAATCATGTCCGAATTTGTAAATGGATATGATACTATGAGCCGAATTGGGCCTTGCGTAACTATTTTTGGTTCGGCGAGGCTGAAGCCAGATAATAAATATTATATGTTGGCTGAAAAAATTGCGTACAAAATAAGTAAAGCCGGTTATGGCGTGATTACAGGCGGTGGCCCCGGAATCATGGAAGCCGGTAACAAAGGGGCACATTTGGGAGGAGGTCCTTCGGTGGGGTTGAACATTGAGCTACCTTTTGAGCAACACTTTAACCCTTATATTGACAACGATAAAAACCTGAATTTTGATTATTTCTTTGTTCGAAAAGTAATGTTTGTTAAATATTCACAAGGTTTTGTTGTGATGCCAGGTGGATTTGGAACAATGGATGAATTGTTTGAGGCGATTACCCTGATTCAGACCAAAAAAATTGGCAAATTCCCAATAATATTAGTCGGAACTGCATTTTGGTCCGGTTTGATTGAATGGATTAAAACTGTGTTGGTAGAAAGGGAACACACTATAAGTCCGGACGATTTGAATTTATTTAAAGTTGTAGACACAGAGGATGAAGTAGTTGAAGTCCTTGATAAATTCTATAAAAAGTACGATTTAAGTCCAAACTTTTAA
- a CDS encoding gluzincin family metallopeptidase: MRTHSKIIFFLILLFFNKQYAQHHSKMTATVDMGAKYLSVDQEITFYNQTGDILTSIVLNDWNNAFSDRNSPLGKRFSDEFYTKFHMAQPHERGGTINLYIEDQDKNVFTWERTTKNPDYIKVLLNRVLLPGQKLKLHLTYISKIPSEKFTKYGYFEGRYGMHLKNWFLTPARYENHQFIKYSNENLDDSANGISDFEIGLKIPNQNAITTDLVVDDLIQTEKGTTVKLSGKNRTDFDLIIEKESSYRSYKIGDLEIMSNIGSSRFEDSLKTTIINRVADFANTQIGRYPYDKIIISQEDYEKNPFYGLNQLPKFMRPFHSDFIFEIKFLKTYLNNFLKNSLTLDSRKDNWIYDGIQVFTMMNYIDKYHPESKMMGSASKSFLLKGFKMAQTDFNEQYSYYYMLMARKNLDQSLNAPKNSLIKYNVQIANKYKAGLSLKYLDDYLGNDLVSSGIQQFYKLNNESQTERGDFESILKTKASKDIDWFFKYIIDSREPIDYKFGDFSKTKDSLTFIVKNKGVPLVPIPVYGIKDKQIIFKKWLETNEIDTTLTFDRKNVDKLVLNYNNEVPEFNLRNNWKSLNSFSLNRPLKLTFFEDLEDPHRSQLFYVPTLFYNKYDGFAPGISFYNYSFFDKPFMFTLNPMYSINTKSIIGSYALVVNRYLRERRLYNMRYSLNGSYYHYASDAAYFKLYPSLSLFFREPSYRDNRKQAIFVKYNIIFKQPSATVIDSTDNYSILNLKYSNIKTEVTSHVKFLTDVQFSGYFGKVSAEMEYRKLFNDNRYFNARVFLGTFLYNTNNTQNYNFGVSRVNDYLFDYAVYARSDTEGILSQQYFFAQGGFKSFVNPPQSNQWLATTNLSYSLLWNWVDAYADFGLVKNKAMHNTFIYDSGIRLNLVQDYFELFFPVYSSNGFEITQKNYNEKIRFIFVFNPKSLINLFTRKWF; the protein is encoded by the coding sequence TTGAGAACTCACAGTAAAATTATTTTTTTTCTGATATTGTTGTTTTTCAACAAACAATATGCACAGCATCATTCCAAGATGACTGCGACTGTGGATATGGGTGCAAAATACCTATCTGTAGATCAGGAAATTACTTTTTACAACCAAACCGGGGATATTTTAACCTCTATTGTGCTTAATGACTGGAATAATGCTTTCTCGGATCGTAACAGTCCTTTAGGAAAACGTTTTTCAGACGAATTTTATACTAAATTCCATATGGCGCAACCTCATGAGCGCGGAGGAACTATCAATTTATATATCGAGGATCAGGATAAAAATGTTTTTACATGGGAAAGAACTACTAAAAATCCCGATTATATTAAAGTTTTACTCAATCGGGTGTTGCTTCCTGGACAAAAGCTAAAGTTACATCTTACTTATATTTCTAAGATTCCAAGCGAAAAATTTACCAAATATGGCTATTTTGAGGGAAGATATGGAATGCATTTAAAAAACTGGTTTCTTACTCCTGCCCGCTATGAAAATCATCAATTTATAAAATACAGTAATGAAAACCTTGACGATAGTGCCAATGGAATTTCGGATTTTGAAATTGGTTTGAAAATCCCGAATCAGAATGCAATAACAACCGATTTGGTTGTTGATGATTTAATACAAACTGAAAAAGGAACAACAGTCAAACTTTCGGGTAAAAACAGAACTGATTTTGATCTTATTATAGAAAAAGAATCAAGTTACAGAAGCTACAAAATTGGCGATTTGGAAATTATGTCTAATATTGGCTCCAGTAGGTTTGAAGACTCATTGAAGACTACAATTATTAATCGCGTGGCTGATTTTGCCAATACCCAAATAGGACGATATCCTTATGATAAAATTATTATTTCGCAGGAAGATTACGAGAAAAATCCATTTTATGGACTGAACCAATTGCCAAAATTCATGCGCCCGTTTCATTCTGATTTTATTTTTGAAATAAAATTTTTGAAAACGTATTTGAATAATTTTCTCAAAAATAGTTTGACTTTGGATTCTAGAAAAGACAATTGGATTTATGATGGCATCCAAGTGTTTACGATGATGAATTATATTGACAAATACCATCCAGAGAGTAAAATGATGGGATCGGCCTCTAAATCTTTTTTGCTAAAGGGATTCAAAATGGCTCAAACCGACTTTAATGAGCAATACAGTTATTATTATATGCTTATGGCGCGCAAAAATCTGGATCAGTCGCTAAATGCTCCCAAAAATTCATTGATAAAATATAATGTACAAATTGCCAACAAATACAAAGCTGGGCTAAGCCTGAAATATTTGGATGATTATTTGGGCAATGATTTGGTTTCGTCTGGAATTCAACAATTCTATAAACTGAATAATGAGAGCCAAACTGAGAGAGGAGATTTTGAATCGATATTAAAAACCAAAGCTTCAAAAGACATTGATTGGTTTTTTAAATATATTATCGATAGCCGGGAACCTATTGATTATAAATTTGGAGATTTTTCCAAAACAAAAGACAGTCTTACTTTTATCGTAAAAAACAAAGGAGTACCGTTGGTTCCTATCCCTGTGTATGGAATCAAAGACAAGCAAATCATTTTTAAAAAATGGCTTGAAACCAATGAAATAGACACTACGCTTACTTTTGACAGAAAAAATGTTGACAAACTGGTATTAAATTATAACAATGAAGTGCCAGAATTCAATTTAAGAAACAATTGGAAATCACTGAATTCTTTTTCATTGAATCGCCCATTGAAACTCACTTTTTTTGAGGATTTAGAAGATCCTCATCGTTCCCAGTTATTTTATGTCCCAACATTATTTTACAATAAATATGACGGATTTGCACCCGGAATCAGCTTTTACAATTATAGTTTTTTTGACAAACCGTTTATGTTTACCTTGAATCCGATGTACTCTATCAATACAAAATCTATAATCGGAAGTTATGCATTGGTTGTCAATAGATATTTAAGAGAAAGAAGATTGTACAATATGCGCTATTCTTTGAATGGTTCCTATTATCATTATGCCTCGGATGCGGCTTATTTTAAATTATATCCAAGTTTATCGCTTTTCTTTCGTGAACCAAGTTATAGAGACAATCGAAAACAAGCAATTTTTGTCAAATACAATATTATTTTCAAGCAACCATCTGCTACCGTAATTGACAGTACCGATAATTATTCTATTTTGAACCTTAAATATTCCAATATAAAAACGGAAGTTACAAGCCACGTAAAATTCTTAACGGATGTTCAGTTTTCGGGCTATTTTGGAAAAGTATCTGCAGAAATGGAATATCGTAAATTATTCAACGATAATCGCTATTTTAACGCCAGGGTGTTTTTGGGAACATTTTTATACAATACAAATAATACTCAAAATTATAATTTTGGGGTTTCAAGAGTCAACGATTATTTGTTTGATTATGCGGTTTATGCACGCTCTGATACCGAAGGAATTTTGAGTCAGCAGTATTTCTTTGCGCAAGGAGGATTCAAATCATTTGTAAATCCACCGCAATCCAATCAATGGCTGGCTACAACCAATTTGAGCTACAGTTTATTGTGGAATTGGGTAGATGCTTATGCCGATTTTGGTTTGGTAAAAAATAAAGCAATGCATAACACCTTTATATATGATAGCGGAATAAGACTCAATTTGGTTCAGGATTATTTTGAATTATTCTTTCCCGTATATTCTTCAAATGGATTTGAAATTACCCAAAAAAATTACAACGAAAAAATAAGATTTATTTTTGTTTTCAACCCAAAATCGTTAATTAATCTTTTTACCCGAAAATGGTTTTAA
- a CDS encoding alpha-ketoacid dehydrogenase subunit alpha/beta, with amino-acid sequence MIKEKVDTGLTFEDFKTEVLNDYRIAVISRECSLLGRKEVLTGKAKFGIFGDGKEVPQLAMAKCFRNGDFRSGYYRDQTFMMAIGELTIEQFFAGLYGHTDIEQEPMSAGRQMGGHFVTHSLNEDGSWKNLTQQKNSSADISPTAGQMPRLLGLAQASKIYRNVPGIPNAEQFSIDGNEIAWGTIGNASTSEGLFFETINAAGVLQVPMVMSIWDDEYGISVHAKHQTTKECISEILKGYQKDENSNGFEILKVKGWDYVDLIATYEKASEIAREKHVPVLIHVEQLTQPQGHSSSGSHERYKNAARLAWEKDFDCIRQMKLWMIAINIASPEEIEAIDLEAKKEVFEGKKTAWNSFIGEIVEEQNQVISILERIATTSPKKDEILKNVTTLKNIKSPLKKEIMIIARKTLRLIVNEEDKIELSNWITDYIKRTQVKFSSHLHSESNKNVFSIKEVSPEYPNHATADTDGRMILRDNFDALFSKYPEALIFGEDAGNIGDVNQGLEGMQEKYGELRVADTGIREATIIGQGIGMALRGLRPIAEIQYLDYLLYAIQIMSDDLATLQYRTVGRQKAPLIIRTRGHRLEGIWHSGSPMGMIINAVRGIHVLVPRNMTKAAGFYNTLLESDEPALVIECLNGYRLKEKAPLNYGEFKTQIGVVETLRNGKDITLISYGSTLRLVEQATKELFEIGIDCEIIDIQSLLPFDINHDIAKSIAKTNRLLIIDEDVPGGASAFILQQIIEQQKAYNYLDSQPQTLTAQAHRPAYGTDGDYFSKPSTEDIFEKVYEMMNEVNPSKYPSLY; translated from the coding sequence ATGATAAAGGAGAAAGTCGATACTGGTTTAACATTTGAAGATTTTAAAACCGAAGTCTTAAATGATTACAGAATTGCCGTAATAAGCCGAGAATGCAGTTTATTGGGTCGTAAAGAGGTATTAACTGGGAAAGCCAAATTCGGTATTTTTGGAGATGGCAAAGAAGTCCCACAACTTGCTATGGCCAAATGCTTTAGAAACGGAGATTTCCGTTCTGGCTATTATCGGGACCAAACCTTTATGATGGCTATAGGCGAATTGACTATTGAACAATTTTTTGCCGGTTTATATGGTCATACCGATATTGAACAGGAGCCAATGTCTGCAGGAAGACAAATGGGAGGGCATTTTGTCACCCATAGTCTAAACGAAGACGGATCTTGGAAAAACTTAACACAACAAAAAAATTCAAGTGCCGATATTTCTCCAACAGCCGGGCAAATGCCCAGACTACTTGGATTAGCACAAGCTTCTAAAATATACCGAAACGTACCAGGAATTCCCAATGCAGAACAATTTTCTATTGATGGAAATGAAATAGCTTGGGGAACTATAGGAAATGCGAGTACATCTGAAGGTTTGTTTTTTGAGACCATCAATGCTGCCGGAGTATTACAAGTTCCGATGGTTATGAGTATTTGGGATGATGAATATGGAATTTCGGTTCATGCAAAACATCAAACAACTAAAGAATGTATTTCTGAAATTCTAAAAGGATATCAAAAAGATGAAAATTCGAATGGCTTTGAAATACTTAAAGTAAAAGGATGGGATTATGTAGATTTGATTGCTACTTATGAAAAAGCGTCCGAAATAGCCCGAGAAAAACATGTTCCGGTTCTCATTCATGTAGAACAACTTACGCAGCCACAAGGACATTCAAGTTCCGGTTCGCATGAGCGATATAAAAATGCAGCCCGATTGGCGTGGGAAAAAGATTTTGATTGTATTCGCCAAATGAAACTTTGGATGATTGCCATCAATATTGCATCTCCAGAAGAAATTGAAGCGATAGATTTAGAAGCAAAAAAAGAAGTTTTTGAAGGAAAAAAAACCGCATGGAATTCTTTTATAGGTGAAATTGTTGAAGAACAAAATCAGGTAATTTCTATTTTAGAAAGAATAGCAACCACTAGTCCAAAAAAAGACGAAATTCTGAAAAATGTTACGACATTAAAAAACATCAAATCGCCTTTGAAAAAGGAAATAATGATAATCGCCCGAAAAACGTTGCGACTAATCGTTAATGAGGAAGACAAGATCGAATTATCCAATTGGATTACTGATTATATAAAGAGAACACAAGTAAAATTCAGTAGTCATTTGCACTCTGAATCTAATAAAAATGTGTTTTCTATTAAAGAAGTTTCTCCCGAGTATCCAAATCATGCCACAGCAGATACTGACGGCAGAATGATCCTTAGAGATAACTTTGATGCCCTTTTCTCCAAATATCCAGAAGCTCTTATTTTTGGTGAAGATGCCGGAAATATTGGTGACGTAAACCAGGGACTCGAAGGAATGCAGGAGAAATACGGCGAATTGCGTGTTGCTGATACCGGAATTCGTGAAGCAACCATTATTGGTCAGGGAATCGGGATGGCTTTGAGAGGATTGCGTCCAATTGCAGAAATTCAGTATCTGGATTACCTTTTATACGCCATTCAGATAATGAGTGATGATTTGGCAACATTACAATATAGAACAGTCGGACGACAAAAAGCACCGTTAATTATTCGTACCCGCGGACATCGTCTGGAAGGCATTTGGCATTCTGGTTCTCCGATGGGAATGATAATCAATGCAGTTCGCGGAATTCATGTTTTGGTTCCAAGAAATATGACAAAAGCAGCAGGTTTTTACAACACCTTATTAGAAAGTGACGAACCTGCACTAGTTATTGAATGTTTGAACGGTTACCGATTAAAAGAAAAAGCTCCTTTGAATTACGGTGAATTCAAAACGCAAATCGGGGTTGTAGAAACATTAAGAAATGGAAAAGATATTACACTTATTTCATACGGATCTACCTTGAGATTGGTAGAACAGGCTACCAAAGAATTATTTGAAATTGGTATCGATTGTGAAATAATTGACATTCAGTCATTACTGCCTTTTGATATAAATCATGATATTGCAAAAAGTATTGCCAAAACCAACCGATTATTAATAATTGACGAAGATGTTCCCGGTGGTGCTTCAGCATTTATTTTACAACAAATTATTGAGCAGCAAAAAGCTTATAATTACTTGGATAGTCAACCACAAACACTTACTGCGCAAGCACACAGACCTGCTTATGGAACAGACGGTGATTATTTTTCAAAACCCTCTACCGAAGATATTTTCGAGAAAGTTTATGAAATGATGAATGAAGTAAATCCTTCAAAATATCCGAGTTTGTATTAA
- a CDS encoding peptidoglycan DD-metalloendopeptidase family protein: MKSLETLFLDLNEIKVIDSSIPYSDYFPLDLSVSNQELSQLNISDSSQFKIYLKNYLFKNKACVAYGGYCEIRSLYKRSTVFNNLNTEERNIHIGLDLWIDAGTSVLAAFDGKVHSFQYNNNLGDYGPTIILEHKLEENVFYTLYGHLSLESIACIKIGDFFEKGQQLATLGNSNVNGDYAPHLHFQIIKNIGDSFGDYPGVCSKTNLKYYLENCPNPNLLLKIY, from the coding sequence ATGAAATCTTTAGAAACTTTATTTTTAGATTTAAATGAGATAAAAGTAATTGACAGCTCAATCCCCTATTCAGATTACTTTCCGTTGGATTTATCGGTTTCAAATCAGGAATTAAGTCAACTTAACATCTCCGATTCTTCGCAATTTAAAATCTACCTCAAAAACTATTTGTTCAAAAATAAAGCCTGTGTTGCCTATGGTGGTTATTGCGAAATACGTAGTTTGTACAAAAGAAGTACCGTTTTTAATAATTTAAACACCGAAGAACGAAATATTCATATAGGTTTGGATTTATGGATCGATGCAGGAACTTCTGTTTTGGCGGCTTTCGATGGAAAAGTTCATAGCTTTCAATACAATAATAATTTGGGAGATTATGGCCCAACCATAATTTTGGAACACAAACTAGAAGAAAATGTTTTTTATACTTTGTATGGACATTTGTCTTTAGAAAGTATTGCTTGTATCAAAATTGGTGATTTTTTTGAAAAAGGACAGCAGCTGGCAACTCTTGGAAATTCAAACGTGAATGGCGATTATGCTCCTCATTTGCATTTTCAAATCATCAAAAATATCGGTGATTCTTTTGGAGATTATCCGGGTGTTTGCAGTAAAACCAATTTGAAGTATTACTTGGAGAATTGCCCTAATCCTAACTTACTATTGAAAATTTACTAA